One window of the Trifolium pratense cultivar HEN17-A07 linkage group LG2, ARS_RC_1.1, whole genome shotgun sequence genome contains the following:
- the LOC123909220 gene encoding malignant T-cell-amplified sequence 1 homolog, whose protein sequence is MFKKFSTEEVSAQNQVKASVQRRIRQSIAEEYPGLEPVLDDILPKKSPLIVAKCQNHLNLVVVNNVPLFFNVRDGPYMPTLRLLHQYPDIMKKLQVDRGAIRFVLAGANIMCPGLTSPGGVLDEEVGAECPVAIMAEGKQHALAIGFTKMSAKDIKAINKGIGIDNLHYLNDGLWKMERFD, encoded by the exons ATGTTCAAAAA aTTTTCAACTGAAGAGGTATCTGCACAGAATCAAGTGAAGGCTTCTGTTCAACGAAGAATACGCCAAAGTATTGCAGAAGAG TACCCTGGACTTGAACCGGTGTTGGATGATATACTTCCAAAGAAGTCCCCTCTTATAGTTGCTAAATG TCAGAACCATCTCAATCTGGTTGTGGTGAACAATGTGCCATTGTTTTTTAATGTTCGTGATGGCCCGTATATGCCAACTTTGCGACTTCTCCATCAAT aTCCAGATATAATGAAGAAATTACAAGTTGACCGTGGTGCAATACGATTTGTTTTGGCGGGTGCGAACATAATGTGTCCTGGTCTTACATCTCCTGGGGGTGTTTTGGATGAGGAAGTGGGGGCAGAATGTCCTGTG GCCATCATGGCAGAAGGAAAACAGCATGCCCTTGCCATTGGATTTACAAAGATGTCAGCAAAAGACAT AAAAGCGATCAACAAGGGAATTGGGATTGACAACTTGCATTACCTCAATGATGGTCTTTGGAAG ATGGAGCGATTTGATTGA
- the LOC123909221 gene encoding oligopeptide transporter 6-like produces the protein MASRFEIETTKTVKEEDEENEYEECPIKQVELTVPKTDDPTLPIVTFRMWVLGILSCVVLSFVNQFFWYRTQPLSITSISAQIAVVPLGHFMARVLPTRVFFKDTWFEFSMNRGPFNMKEHVLITIFANAGAGTVYATHVLSAVKLIYKRQLGFLPAILLMLTTQVLGFGWAGLFRKYLVEPAEMWWPSNLVQVSLFSALHEKSKRPKGATSRTQFFLLVMISALAYYVLPGYMFSMLTSFSWICWLGPKSVFVQQLGSGMKGLGIASFGFDWSTISSYLNSPLASPWFATANIAVGYVLIMYVMTPITYWLNVYNAKNFPIFSSKLFKGNGSVYDISSIVNSDFHLDRDAYAKNGPVHLSTFFAITYGLGFATLSATIMHVLLFHGREIWMQSKRAFGDHKKIDIHTKLMKKYKSVPMWWFHIILVVNIALIIFICEYYNESLQLPWWGVLLACAISITFTLPIGIIYSTTNQEPGLNIITEYIIGYMYPERPVANMCFKVYGYISMSQALTFLQDFKLGHYMKIPPRTMFMAQVVGTFISVLVYTGTAWWLMGTIPDLCDTSKLPSDSPWTCPMDNVFYDASVIWGLLGPRRIFGNLGEYSTVNWFFLAGAIAPCLVWLAQKSFPGQKWIRLINMPVLLGATSMMPPATAVNFTSWIVVGFISGFVVYRYKQDWWKKYNYVLSGGLDAGTAFMTILLFLTLGSNNIMLNWWGNDVEGCPLATCPTAKGIFVKGCPVL, from the exons ATGGCTTCAAGGTTTGAGATTGAGACAACTAAGACTGTGAAAGAGGAGGATGAGGAGAATGAGTATGAAGAGTGTCCTATAAAACAAGTTGAACTAACAGTGCCAAAGACTGATGATCCTACATTACCTATTGTCACATTCAGAATGTGGGTTCTTGGCATACTTTCATGTGTGGTTCTTTCTTTTGTGAATCAATTCTTTTGGTACAGAACACAACCTTTGAGTATCACTTCAATTTCTGCTCAGATTGCTGTTGTTCCACTTGGTCACTTCATGGCTAGAGTTTTGCCCACTCGCGTCTTCTTTAAAGATACTTGGTTTGAATTCTCAATGAATAGAGGACCATTCAATATGAAGGAACATGTTCTCATAACTATATTTGCTAATGCCGGTGCTGGTACCGTTTATGCTACTCATGTTTTGAGTGCAGTCAAGCTTATTTACAAAAGGCAACTCGGTTTTCTTCCGGCGATACTACTCATGCTCACCACTCAG GTGCTGGGATTTGGTTGGGCAGGACTATTTAGGAAATATCTTGTTGAGCCTGCAGAAATGTGGTGGCCTTCTAATCTGGTGCAGGTCTCATTATTCAG TGCTCTACATGAGAAAAGTAAAAGACCTAAAGGAGCGACAAGCCGGACTCAGTTTTTCCTCCTTGTCATGATCTCTGCATTGGCATACTATGTGTTACCAGGCTACATGTTTTCAATGTTGACATCTTTCTCTTGGATCTGTTGGCTTGGTCCCAAATCTGTCTTTGTCCAACAACTTGGTTCTGGTATGAAAGGTCTTGGGATTGCTTCATTTGGTTTCGATTGGTCTACAATTTCTTCTTACCTTAACAGTCCACTAGCTAGCCCGTGGTTTGCTACGGCTAATATCGCTGTTGGATACGTTCTCATTATGTATGTGATGACGCCGATTACTTACTGGTTAAATGTCTACAATGCTAAGAACTTTCCAATCTTTTCAAGTAAGCTTTTTAAGGGAAACGGTTCGGTTTATGACATTTCGAGCATTGTCAACTCTGATTTCCATCTTGATCGAGATGCTTATGCAAAGAATGGACCTGTTCATCTCAGCACATTCTTTGCAATAACTTATGGCCTTGGATTCGCCACACTTTCTGCTACAATTATGCATGTTCTTCTTTTCCATGGAAG GGAAATATGGATGCAAAGTAAAAGAGCCTTCGGGgaccataaaaaaattgacatacaCACAAAACTTATGAAGAAGTACAAATCAGTCCCTATGTGGTGGTTTCACATCATTCTAGTTGTGAACATagctcttattatttttatttgtgaatACTACAACGAATCACTTCAGTTGCCTTGGTGGGGTGTATTGCTAGCTTGTGCTATTTCCATTACCTTCACTCTTCCGATCGGTATAATATATTCCACTACAAATCAG GAACCAGGCTTAAACATTATAACAGAATATATCATCGGTTATATGTATCCGGAGCGCCCTGTGGCTAACATGTGCTTTAAGGTTTATGGCTACATTAGCATGTCTCAGGCACTAACATTTTTACAAGACTTTAAACTTGGTCACTATATGAAGATTCCACCAAGAACAATGTTCATGGCTCAG GTGGTAGGCACATTCATATCAGTACTTGTGTACACAGGAACTGCTTGGTGGTTGATGGGGACGATCCCTGACCTTTGCGATACTTCCAAACTACCATCCGATAGCCCTTGGACTTGCCCAATGGACAATGTCTTCTACGACGCATCAGTTATATGGGGACTCCTCGGACCACGCAGAATCTTCGGAAACCTTGGCGAATACTCCACTGTGAATTGGTTCTTCCTTGCTGGAGCCATTGCACCTTGTCTAGTTTGGCTTGCTCAAAAATCATTCCCGGGACAAAAATGGATTCGTCTAATTAACATGCCGGTCTTGTTGGGTGCTACATCAATGATGCCTCCTGCTACTGCAGTTAACTTCACCAGCTGGATTGTTGTTGGCTTTATCTCAGGGTTCGTTGTATATCGATATAAACAAGATTGGTGGAAGAAGTACAATTATGTTTTGTCCGGTGGTCTTGATGCCGGAACTGCCTTCATGACAATCTTACTGTTTCTTACTTTGGGTTCAAACAACATTATGCTTAACTGGTGGGGAAATGATGTTGAAGGCTGCCCCTTGGCTACTTGTCCTACTGCAAAGGGCATCTTTGTTAAAGGCTGTCCAGTTCTTTGA
- the LOC123909222 gene encoding RNA-binding protein 1-like isoform X1 — protein MSDAYWRYAAESQQQQQQPQHAPPAITGKRPRPDYDVSGVHNLASYVPHDDDRGRLQVIRDTETLDASYERYLRSAVSTYGSAPSSRPIEGGLPSHSIDDSHVASIGGVDRRPNVKDQILELSGGRPDHSLPPGATNTLFVEGLPSNCTRREVAHIFRPFVGYKEVRLVSKESRQPGGDPLLLCFVDFVSPAHAATAMDALHGYKFDELDRNSVNLRFQFARNPGARSGGGHRGKR, from the exons ATGTCTGACGCTTATTGGAGATACGCCGCCGAATcccagcagcagcagcaacagccGCAGCACGCCCCCCCTGCCATCACCGGCAAACGTCCCCGTCCCGATTACG ATGTCTCCGGCGTTCATAACTTGGCCAGTTACGTACCCCATGACGATGATAGAGGAAGGCTCCAAGTAATTAGAGATACTGAAACCCTCGATGCATCCTATGAGCGCTATCTTCGTAGTGCG GTTTCAACTTATGGTTCGGCACCGTCTAGTAGACCCATTGAAGGGGGACTTCCCAGTCATTCTATTGATGATTCTCATGTTGCAAGTATTGGGGGAGTAGACCGAAGACCAAATGTAAAAGACCAAATCTTGGAATTAAGTGGTGGAAGGCCCGACCATTCGCTTCCACCCGGTGCTACCAATACACTATTTGTGGAAGGTTTACCTTCCAACTGTACAAGACGGGAAGTAGCTC ATATTTTTCGTCCTTTTGTTGGCTACAAAGAAGTTAGACTTGTCAGCAAGGAGTCAAGACAA CCTGGGGGTGATCCACTGTTactttgttttgttgattttgtaaGTCCGGCTCATGCAGCAACTGCCATGGATGCATTGCATG GTTACAAATTTGACGAGCTTGACCGCAACTCTGTTAATTTACGATTCCAATTCGCTCGCAACCCTGGTGCTAGGTCAGGAGGCGGACATCGTGGCAAGCGTTGA
- the LOC123909222 gene encoding RNA-binding protein 1-like isoform X2, whose product MSDAYWRYAAESQQQQQQPQHAPPAITGKRPRPDYDVSGVHNLASYVPHDDDRGRLQVIRDTETLDASYERYLRSAVSTYGSAPSSRPIEGGLPSHSIDDSHVASIGGVDRRPNVKDQILELSGGRPDHSLPPGATNTLFVEGLPSNCTRREVAHIFRPFVGYKEVRLVSKESRQPGGDPLLLCFVDFVSPAHAATAMDALHVHQECGTAPRYLITDI is encoded by the exons ATGTCTGACGCTTATTGGAGATACGCCGCCGAATcccagcagcagcagcaacagccGCAGCACGCCCCCCCTGCCATCACCGGCAAACGTCCCCGTCCCGATTACG ATGTCTCCGGCGTTCATAACTTGGCCAGTTACGTACCCCATGACGATGATAGAGGAAGGCTCCAAGTAATTAGAGATACTGAAACCCTCGATGCATCCTATGAGCGCTATCTTCGTAGTGCG GTTTCAACTTATGGTTCGGCACCGTCTAGTAGACCCATTGAAGGGGGACTTCCCAGTCATTCTATTGATGATTCTCATGTTGCAAGTATTGGGGGAGTAGACCGAAGACCAAATGTAAAAGACCAAATCTTGGAATTAAGTGGTGGAAGGCCCGACCATTCGCTTCCACCCGGTGCTACCAATACACTATTTGTGGAAGGTTTACCTTCCAACTGTACAAGACGGGAAGTAGCTC ATATTTTTCGTCCTTTTGTTGGCTACAAAGAAGTTAGACTTGTCAGCAAGGAGTCAAGACAA CCTGGGGGTGATCCACTGTTactttgttttgttgattttgtaaGTCCGGCTCATGCAGCAACTGCCATGGATGCATTGCATG TGCATCAGGAGTGTGGAACTGCTCCTAGATATCTGATAACAGACATATGA
- the LOC123909223 gene encoding uncharacterized protein LOC123909223 — protein MDATPYAKSQWDFSCDLEVNFGSEENASIVYATLMVDKELQPDKVKRLMTVSNGKLLVHFEAIEARFLRASFSAFVDVLTLATKTIEEFGPGMEL, from the exons ATGGATGCCACACCATACGCCAAATCTCAATGGGACTTTAGCTG TGACCTGGAAGTGAATTTTGGATCTGAAGAGAATGCTTCTATTGTCTATGCTACCTTAATGGTTGACAAGGAG TTGCAACCTGATAAAGTAAAACGACTCATGACGGTGTCTAATGGAAAGCTATTAGT GCACTTCGAGGCAATAGAAGCCAGATTTCTTCGTGCATCATTCAGCGCTTTTGTAGACGTCTTAACGCTAGCAACCAAAACAATTGAAGAATTTGGTCCAGGAATGGAGTTGTGA
- the LOC123909225 gene encoding protein yippee-like At4g27745 yields MAELIGPRLYSCCNCRNHVSFHDDIISKAFQGKNGRAFLFSHAMNVVTGPKEDRTLLTGLHTVADVYCGDCREVLGWKYERAYEPSQKYKEGKFILEKSKIVKENW; encoded by the exons ATGGCGGAACTGATAGGGCCTCGCTTGTACAGTTGCTGTAATTGTAGAAACCATGTTTCTTTCCATGATGATATTATTTCCAAGGCTTTTCAG GGAAAAAATGGCCGAGCCTTTCTGTTTTCACATGCAATGAATGTTGTCACTGGGCCAAAAGAAGACAGGACTCTCTTGACTGGCCTCCACACTGTTGCCGATGTTTACTGTGGTGATTGCCGCGAAGTGCTGGGATGGAAATACGAAAGAGCTTACGAGCCTTCTCAGAAGTACAAGGAAGGAAAATTCATTCTTGAAAAGTCAAAAATTGTTAAGGAGAACTGGTAG